GCTGATACTACGACATCAGCCAAAAAACCAGGTCGAATAACCTTAGTTGTCCCGCAAACTGTCGTCTCGAAACTCCCTATATATTTCGGCGTCAGAATAATGCTGAACCCTACATCCTTAGGCAATGAAAGATTAAGCTTAATCGGCAAAGTAACAAACATATCAGGTCGTTCAGGAAGTCTCTTGCCCGTGCTGTCTTTGGCCAACAAGTAAGCAGCGTTTAACCCAGCAGAAAGCCAGTCAAAAGCTTTCATGGAAGTCATTATCTTCAAACCCGCAATCGAAGCGGTGGCAATATTTTCTGGCTGCCATATCGACGAATCAGGACCATCAGAGACGGGAATGTATGTAGAGGTCCACTGAATCAGGTCCTTATAAAAAGTTGCAAAGGCTGTAACTGAACCCTTAACCCGACTCTTATTAAATCCAATGCCAACGGAGGCGTTGGTCGAGTTCTCCTTCTTGAGTTCCTCATTTCCTCGTGTGCCGTAAATCATCACTGTCTGCCAACCGACAGTATCGCCGGAAGAATCAATTACTGGAACTGAATACGGAAAATAGGATTCCATCCACCACAAATCGTTCGGGGTGGGAAATCTTAAGCCTCTGCCGAAATTAGCCACAGCGTATACGCCCTTCGATAAATCCTTTCTTAGTCCACCGCCAAAACTGAACCCGCCCTTGCCGTTTATGCCCTTATCGTAACGAACAGATAAAAGCACTTTTGCCCAGTTAGACCTTACAGTTGATTGAATTCCCGCTCCAAGTTCGCTTAGTCCATCGTGGTCTCCGCTGTCTGTGCTTCTTAATTTCAACAGTCGTGGCTGAACGAAAACTTTTGTGCTTATCGCTCCAAACTCTCTTGCTGCCCTCAGATCAAATGTCAACGCATTAGCCTTATGCTCGGATGAGCTGTAACTCGTGAAATATTTTTGTTTGTATTTTTCAAGTCGAACGGCTGCTGTGAGCAGATTTTCGCCAAATCTCGTGTTAATTCTTACATCTGCCAAAGCGACCTCATCCCTTTGGTGACCCAATGTCCCATAAGAGTAATAATCGAGCCATCCTCTATGCGAATGACCAAAAAGCTCTATCTTAAAGTTTTCCGATGCCCCAATTAAAAATTTTGATGACACATTCTCCACCCTATTCTTCTCCCCTTCGAGATAACCCGAATTCTCAACCCTATCACCTGCGATAAGCATCGATAACCCGCGAAAAAGATTATGCTCCATGCGCAGCTTAATACACTCCAGAGCGTAATTTCCCTGCATATACTCGATGTCAGTTACTGTCGTATCAAATCGGTCCATTTCGATAACAAAATTCATAGCACCAGCCATTCCACCAGTGCCGTAAACAGCTGACCACGCGCCCGGAATGACCTCGGCACGGGAAATAGCGCTCATAGACAGCCATCCAGCATCAAACAGCCCAAGCTGAGGGAACTGAACAGGCAAACCGTCAACAAGTATGCGCTGATGGTTGGAGCTTCCACCGTTTATCATTGGAGTCGCAGAAGCTCCAAAAATAGGTCTTTGGCGTCTGCAATAGACACCACCAACCGCGCTAAGTAAGTCCACAAATTCAACTGG
This window of the bacterium genome carries:
- a CDS encoding TonB-dependent receptor; the protein is MKSFVLLAILSVVFAQDDSLKVYRAVADTIWAKKFVKSELLEFSSDGVAINRDEISSRHPVEFVDLLSAVGGVYCRRQRPIFGASATPMINGGSSNHQRILVDGLPVQFPQLGLFDAGWLSMSAISRAEVIPGAWSAVYGTGGMAGAMNFVIEMDRFDTTVTDIEYMQGNYALECIKLRMEHNLFRGLSMLIAGDRVENSGYLEGEKNRVENVSSKFLIGASENFKIELFGHSHRGWLDYYSYGTLGHQRDEVALADVRINTRFGENLLTAAVRLEKYKQKYFTSYSSSEHKANALTFDLRAAREFGAISTKVFVQPRLLKLRSTDSGDHDGLSELGAGIQSTVRSNWAKVLLSVRYDKGINGKGGFSFGGGLRKDLSKGVYAVANFGRGLRFPTPNDLWWMESYFPYSVPVIDSSGDTVGWQTVMIYGTRGNEELKKENSTNASVGIGFNKSRVKGSVTAFATFYKDLIQWTSTYIPVSDGPDSSIWQPENIATASIAGLKIMTSMKAFDWLSAGLNAAYLLAKDSTGKRLPERPDMFVTLPIKLNLSLPKDVGFSIILTPKYIGSFETTVCGTTKVIRPGFLADVVVSATYSLFEIFVAWKNLTDTRWDTFDGRKSMGRVFYGGIRWRFYD